In Gigantopelta aegis isolate Gae_Host chromosome 14, Gae_host_genome, whole genome shotgun sequence, the following proteins share a genomic window:
- the LOC121388046 gene encoding tubulin beta chain-like yields MREIVHLQAGQCGNQIGAKFWEVISDEHGIDPTGTYHGDSDLQLERINVYYNEATGGKYVPRAVLVDLEPGTMDSVRSGPFGQIFRPDNFVFGQSGAGNNWAKGHYTEGAELVDSVLDVVRKEAEGCDCLQGFQLTHSLGGGTGSGMGTLLISKIREEYPDRIMLTFSVVPSPKVSDTVVEPYNATLSVHQLVENTDETYCIDNEALYDICFRTLKLTTPTYGDLNHLVSATMSGVTTCLRFPGQLNADLRKLAVNMVPFPRLHFFMPGFAPLTSRGSQQYRALTVPELTQQMFDAKNMMAACDPRHGRYLTVAAIFRGRMSMKEVDEQMLNVQNKNSSYFVEWIPNNVKTAVCDIPPRGLKMSATFIGNSTAIQELFKRISEQFTAMFRRKAFLHWYTGEGMDEMEFTEAESNMNDLVSEYQQYQDATAEEEGEFDEEEGEQEEA; encoded by the exons ATGAGAGAAATAGTCCACCTTCAAGCCGGGCAGTGCGGAAACCAGATTGGAGCTAAA TTCTGGGAAGTGATCTCCGACGAGCACGGCATTGACCCAACCGGCACCTACCACGGCGACTCCGACCTCCAGTTGGAGAGAATCAACGTCTACTACAATGAAGCAACAG GTGGCAAATATGTTCCCCGTGCTGTCCTGGTCGACTTGGAGCCCGGAACTATGGACTCTGTGAGATCCGGACCTTTTGGTCAGATCTTCAGACCAGACAACTTTGTGTTCGGTCAGAGCGGTGCTGGCAACAACTGGGCCAAAGGTCACTACACAGAGGGCGCTGAACTCGTAGACTCGGTTTTGGATGTGGTCCGAAAAGAGGCCGAGGGTTGTGACTGTCTTCAAGGATTCCAGCTGACACACTCGCTAGGTGGCGGCACTGGTTCCGGTATGGGCACCCTGCTCATCAGCAAGATCCGCGAAGAGTACCCAGACAGAATCATGCTCACATTCTCAGTCGTCCCATCACCAAAa GTATCAGACACAGTGGTTGAGCCGTACAACGCTACCCTCTCAGTCCATCAGCTGGTTGAGAACACAGACGAGACATACTGTATCGACAACGAGGCTCTGTACGACATCTGCTTCCGTACCCTGAAACTGACCACCCCAACCTACGGTGACTTGAACCATCTGGTGTCTGCTACCATGTCCGGAGTCACAACCTGTCTCAGATTCCCTGGTCAACTGAACGCTGATCTTCGTAAACTGGCAGTCAACATGGTTCCATTCCCACGTCTCCACTTTTTCATGCCAGGCTTTGCCCCACTTACCTCCCGTGGAAGCCAGCAGTACCGCGCCCTGACAGTCCCTGAGCTCACCCAGCAGATGTTCGATGCCAAGAACATGATGGCTGCCTGCGATCCACGTCATGGCCGTTATCTCACTGTTGCCGCCATATTCCGTGGCCGCATGTCCATGAAAGAGGTTGATGAGCAGATGTTGAATGTCCAGAACAAGAACAGCAGCTACTTCGTCGAATGGATCCCCAACAACGTGAAGACAGCCGTCTGCGACATCCCACCACGTGGTCTCAAGATGTCTGCCACCTTCATTGGCAACAGCACCGCCATCCAGGAGCTGTTCAAGCGAATCTCCGAGCAGTTCACTGCTATGTTTAGGCGAAAGGCTTTCCTCCACTGGTACACTGGTGAGGGCATGGATGAGATGGAGTTCACTGAGGCAGAGTCCAACATGAATGACTTGGTCTCGGAGTACCAGCAGTACCAGGATGCCACCGCCGAGGAGGAGGGGGAGTTTGATGAGGAGGAGGGTGAACAAGAAGAAGCTTAA
- the LOC121388045 gene encoding tubulin beta chain-like yields the protein MREIVHLQAGQCGNQIGAKFWEVISDEHGIDPTGTYHGDSDLQLERINVYYNEATGGKYVPRAVLVDLEPGTMDSVRSGPFGQIFRPDNFVFGQSGAGNNWAKGHYTEGAELVDSVLDVVRKEAEGCDCLQGFQLTHSLGGGTGSGMGTLLISKIREEYPDRIMNTFSVVPSPKVSDTVVEPYNATLSVHQLVENTDETYCIDNEALYDICFRTLKLTTPTYGDLNHLVSATMSGVTTCLRFPGQLNADLRKLAVNMVPFPRLHFFMPGFAPLTSRGSQQYRALTVPELTQQMFDAKNMMAACDPRHGRYLTVAAIFRGRMSMKEVDEQMLNVQNKNSSYFVEWIPNNVKTAVCDIPPRGLKMSSTFIGNSTAIQELFKRISEQFTAMFRRKAFLHWYTGEGMDEMEFTEAESNMNDLVSEYQQYQDATAEEEGEFDEEEGEQEEA from the exons ATGAGAGAAATAGTCCACCTTCAAGCCGGGCAGTGCGGAAACCAGATTGGAGCTAAA tTCTGGGAAGTGATCTCCGACGAGCACGGCATTGACCCAACCGGCACCTACCACGGCGACTCCGACCTCCAGCTGGAGAGAATCAACGTCTACTACAATGAAGCAACAG GTGGCAAATATGTTCCCCGTGCTGTCTTGGTCGACTTGGAGCCCGGAACTATGGACTCCGTGAGATCCGGACCTTTCGGTCAGATCTTCAGACCAGACAACTTCGTGTTCGGTCAGAGCGGTGCTGGCAACAACTGGGCCAAAGGTCACTACACAGAGGGCGCTGAACTCGTAGACTCAGTTCTTGATGTGGTCCGAAAAGAGGCGGAGGGTTGCGATTGTCTTCAAGGATTCCAGCTGACACACTCCCTAGGTGGCGGCACTGGTTCCGGTATGGGCACCCTGCTCATCAGCAAGATCCGCGAAGAGTACCCAGACAGAATCATGAACACATTCTCAGTCGTCCCATCAccaaaa GTATCAGACACAGTGGTTGAGCCCTACAACGCTACCCTCTCAGTCCATCAGCTGGTTGAGAACACAGACGAGACATACTGTATCGACAACGAGGCTCTGTACGACATCTGCTTCCGTACCCTGAAACTGACCACCCCAACATACGGTGATTTGAACCATCTGGTGTCTGCTACCATGTCCGGAGTCACAACCTGTCTCAGATTCCCTGGTCAACTGAACGCCGATCTTCGCAAACTGGCAGTCAACATGGTTCCATTCCCACGTCTCCACTTCTTCATGCCAGGCTTTGCTCCACTCACCTCCCGTGGAAGCCAGCAGTACCGCGCCCTGACAGTCCCTGAACTCACACAGCAGATGTTTGATGCCAAGAACATGATGGCTGCCTGTGATCCACGTCACGGTCGCTACCTCACTGTTGCTGCCATCTTCCGTGGCCGCATGTCCATGAAGGAGGTTGATGAACAGATGTTGAACGTCCAGAACAAGAATAGCAGTTACTTCGTGGAATGGATCCCCAACAACGTGAAGACAGCCGTCTGCGACATCCCACCACGTGGTCTCAAGATGTCTTCTACCTTTATTGGCAACAGCACCGCCATCCAGGAACTGTTCAAGCGAATCTCTGAGCAGTTCACCGCCATGTTCAGGCGAAAGGCTTTCCTCCACTGGTACACTGGAGAGGGTATGGATGAGATGGAGTTCACTGAAGCAGAGTCCAACATGAACGACTTGGTCTCTGAGTACCAGCAGTACCAGGATGCCACCGCCGAGGAGGAGGGGGAGTTTGATGAGGAGGAGGGTGAACAAGAAGAAGCTTAA